The following coding sequences lie in one Streptomyces venezuelae genomic window:
- a CDS encoding Lrp/AsnC family transcriptional regulator has protein sequence MVQAYILIQTEVGKASTVAELIGKIPGVIQAEDVTGPYDVIVRAQADTVDELGRMVVAKVQQVDGITRTLTCPVVHL, from the coding sequence GTGGTACAGGCGTACATCCTGATCCAAACAGAGGTCGGCAAGGCGTCGACCGTCGCCGAGCTGATCGGCAAGATCCCGGGAGTGATCCAGGCCGAGGACGTGACCGGACCCTACGATGTCATCGTGCGCGCCCAGGCGGACACGGTGGACGAACTCGGCCGCATGGTGGTCGCCAAGGTCCAGCAGGTGGACGGCATCACAAGAACTCTGACCTGCCCGGTCGTGCACTTGTAG
- a CDS encoding thiamine-phosphate kinase, giving the protein MKGSVGELGEFGLIRELTSRLTSTPAVRLGPGDDAAVVTAPDRRVVASTDILLEGRHFRRDWSTAYDVGRKAAAQNLADIAAMGAVPTALLLGLVVPAELPASWPTELMDGLRDECQVAGAAVVGGDVVRGDTITVAITALGDLRNHDPVTRAGAQPGDVVAVTGWLGWSAAGHAVLSRGFRSPRAFVEAHRRPEPPYHAGPAAAGLGATSMTDVSDGLIADLGHIADASKVRIDIRSGDVDVPSQMNDIGQAVGVDPLQWVLNGGEDHAIVATFPPDVKLPARWKVIGEVLNPSALPQVTVDGAPWTSKGWDHFGDNGDAE; this is encoded by the coding sequence GTGAAGGGATCCGTGGGCGAGTTGGGGGAGTTCGGGCTCATCAGAGAGCTCACTTCACGGCTCACCTCCACGCCGGCCGTACGGCTCGGCCCCGGTGACGACGCGGCGGTCGTGACCGCCCCGGACCGCAGGGTCGTGGCGAGCACCGACATCCTCCTCGAAGGGCGGCACTTCCGCCGCGACTGGTCGACCGCGTACGACGTGGGCCGCAAGGCGGCCGCGCAGAACCTCGCCGACATCGCGGCCATGGGCGCCGTGCCGACCGCGCTGCTGCTCGGCCTGGTCGTGCCCGCCGAACTCCCGGCGAGCTGGCCCACCGAGCTGATGGACGGCCTCAGGGACGAGTGCCAGGTGGCGGGCGCGGCCGTCGTCGGCGGCGACGTGGTGCGCGGCGACACGATCACCGTCGCCATCACCGCTCTCGGCGATCTGCGCAACCACGACCCCGTCACGCGCGCGGGCGCCCAGCCCGGCGACGTCGTCGCCGTCACGGGCTGGCTCGGCTGGTCCGCGGCCGGGCACGCGGTGCTCTCCCGCGGCTTCCGCTCCCCGCGCGCCTTCGTGGAGGCCCACCGCAGGCCGGAACCGCCGTACCACGCGGGCCCCGCGGCCGCCGGTCTCGGCGCGACCTCCATGACGGACGTCAGCGACGGCCTCATCGCCGACCTCGGGCACATCGCCGACGCCAGCAAGGTGCGGATCGACATCCGCTCAGGAGACGTCGACGTGCCCTCCCAGATGAACGACATCGGCCAGGCCGTCGGTGTCGACCCGCTCCAGTGGGTGCTCAACGGCGGCGAGGACCACGCCATCGTGGCGACGTTCCCTCCGGACGTGAAACTGCCCGCCCGCTGGAAGGTCATCGGCGAGGTCCTCAACCCCTCCGCGCTGCCCCAGGTGACCGTGGACGGCGCCCCGTGGACCAGTAAGGGCTGGGACCACTTCGGGGACAACGGGGACGCCGAGTGA
- the thiD gene encoding bifunctional hydroxymethylpyrimidine kinase/phosphomethylpyrimidine kinase produces the protein MTAPPRVLTVAGSDSGGGAGIQADLKTMLALGTHGMSVVTAVTAQNSLGVQGFWELPVEAVRAQYRSVVDDIGVQAVKTGMLASAALVETVAELIAGTDAPSVVDPVGVSKHGDSLLAASALDSVRTKLLPAATVATPNLDEVAQLTGIEVDSEDGLRRAADAVLAYGPRWVLIKGGHLRGDAVDLLTDGSEEHVLRAPRHDNRHTHGTGCTLASAIASQLAKGQSVPEAVTAAKEYVTGAIAEGFALGGGIGPVDHGWRFRAGPRDGR, from the coding sequence GTGACCGCCCCGCCGCGTGTCCTGACCGTCGCCGGATCCGACTCCGGCGGCGGCGCGGGCATCCAGGCCGACCTCAAGACGATGCTCGCCCTCGGCACGCACGGCATGAGCGTCGTCACGGCTGTCACCGCGCAGAACTCCCTGGGCGTGCAGGGCTTCTGGGAGCTTCCGGTGGAGGCGGTGCGGGCCCAGTACCGCAGCGTCGTCGACGACATCGGCGTACAGGCAGTGAAGACCGGCATGCTCGCCTCGGCGGCGCTGGTCGAGACGGTCGCCGAGCTCATAGCGGGCACGGACGCACCGTCCGTCGTCGACCCGGTCGGCGTCTCCAAGCACGGCGACTCACTGCTCGCCGCGTCCGCGCTGGACTCGGTCCGCACGAAACTGCTGCCCGCCGCCACGGTCGCGACCCCCAACCTCGACGAGGTCGCACAGCTCACCGGCATCGAGGTGGACTCCGAGGACGGCCTGCGGCGCGCGGCGGACGCAGTCCTCGCGTACGGGCCGCGGTGGGTCCTCATCAAGGGCGGCCACCTCCGCGGCGACGCCGTGGACCTGCTCACCGACGGCTCGGAGGAGCACGTCCTGCGCGCCCCCCGGCACGACAACCGCCACACGCACGGCACGGGCTGCACCCTGGCCAGCGCGATCGCGTCGCAGCTGGCGAAGGGGCAGAGCGTGCCGGAGGCCGTGACGGCGGCCAAGGAGTACGTCACCGGGGCGATCGCCGAGGGGTTCGCGCTCGGCGGCGGGATCGGCCCGGTGGACCACGGCTGGCGGTTCCGGGCGGGCCCGCGCGACGGCCGATAG
- the rpmB gene encoding 50S ribosomal protein L28: MAANCDVCGKGPGFGNNISHSHRRTPRRWNPNIQRVRAMVSGTPKRLNACTSCIKAGKVSR, translated from the coding sequence GTGGCTGCCAACTGCGACGTCTGTGGCAAGGGGCCGGGCTTCGGCAACAACATCTCGCACTCGCACCGCCGTACGCCTCGTCGCTGGAACCCGAACATCCAGCGTGTGCGTGCCATGGTGAGCGGGACGCCGAAGCGCCTCAACGCCTGCACCTCGTGCATCAAGGCCGGCAAGGTCTCGCGCTGA
- a CDS encoding DAK2 domain-containing protein, with protein MPQNLDAVAVRAWCRLALDALGRAREEIDSINVYPVADGDTGTNLYLTAESASQAVDAAFTGHEPALPSLAETVRAMAHGALIGARGNSGTILSQLLRGMAQVIAAEGEPGGETDHVEGPVLARALRQAAESAYQAVAHPVEGTVLTVATAAADAATGTGGDCGAVARAAYDGACAALDATPGQLAVLGRAGVVDAGGRGLVAVLGALTGALSGESLTPRSTAHLKGSAHARVDADEGEAVECDDVPGEEGAPAFEVIYLLEADDDAVTRLRARLDRLGDSLVVVGGDGLWNVHVHVDDAGAAVEAGVEAGRPHRIRITHFGADDAHTASQRSTAPPRERAQRAVVAVVPGEGLAGLYSEAGATTVPARVGEPPASGELVDAIRRAHAREVVLLPNDAELRHTAAAAAEQARTEGVRVALIPTRSAVQGIAALAVHEPDRRFDEDVVAMTSAAGATRYGELAVAERQSWTMAGICQSGDVLGLIDGDVAVIGSEVARTAVSVLDRMLSAGGEMVTLVLGESVPDSVAEHLEKHVREAYLAVDTVVYRGGRQSALMLIGVE; from the coding sequence GTGCCGCAGAACCTCGACGCGGTCGCGGTGCGCGCCTGGTGCCGACTGGCTCTGGACGCCCTCGGCAGGGCCCGTGAGGAGATCGACTCGATCAACGTCTATCCGGTCGCCGACGGGGACACCGGGACGAACCTCTATCTGACCGCGGAGTCCGCCTCCCAGGCGGTCGACGCGGCGTTCACGGGCCACGAACCCGCCCTTCCCTCGCTGGCCGAGACGGTGCGCGCGATGGCGCACGGCGCGCTCATAGGCGCCCGCGGGAACTCGGGCACGATCCTTTCGCAGCTGCTGCGGGGGATGGCGCAGGTCATCGCCGCCGAGGGGGAGCCGGGCGGTGAGACAGATCACGTCGAGGGGCCGGTGCTGGCGCGCGCGCTGCGGCAGGCCGCCGAATCCGCGTACCAGGCGGTCGCCCACCCCGTGGAGGGCACCGTCCTGACGGTGGCCACCGCGGCGGCCGACGCGGCGACCGGCACCGGCGGCGACTGCGGGGCCGTGGCCAGGGCGGCGTACGACGGAGCCTGCGCGGCGCTCGACGCGACGCCGGGACAGCTCGCGGTGCTCGGCCGCGCGGGAGTCGTGGACGCCGGAGGGCGCGGGCTCGTGGCGGTCCTGGGGGCGCTGACGGGCGCCCTGTCGGGCGAGAGCCTCACTCCGAGGAGCACGGCACACCTCAAGGGCTCGGCCCACGCGCGCGTGGACGCCGACGAAGGCGAGGCCGTCGAGTGCGATGACGTACCCGGCGAGGAGGGCGCCCCCGCCTTCGAGGTGATCTACCTCCTGGAGGCGGACGACGACGCCGTCACCCGACTGCGGGCCCGCCTCGACCGGCTCGGCGACTCCCTCGTCGTGGTCGGCGGCGACGGGCTCTGGAACGTCCACGTCCATGTCGACGACGCGGGAGCGGCCGTCGAGGCCGGCGTGGAGGCGGGCCGCCCCCACCGCATCCGCATCACCCACTTCGGGGCGGACGACGCGCACACCGCGTCCCAGCGCTCCACCGCCCCGCCCAGGGAACGCGCACAGCGTGCCGTCGTCGCCGTCGTGCCCGGCGAGGGCCTCGCGGGCCTGTACTCCGAGGCCGGGGCGACCACCGTGCCCGCGCGCGTGGGGGAGCCGCCCGCCAGCGGCGAGCTCGTCGACGCGATCCGGCGGGCCCACGCCCGCGAGGTCGTGCTCCTGCCCAACGACGCCGAGCTGCGGCACACCGCGGCCGCCGCCGCGGAACAGGCCCGCACCGAAGGCGTACGCGTCGCGCTCATCCCCACCCGCTCCGCCGTCCAGGGCATCGCGGCCCTCGCCGTGCACGAGCCGGACCGCCGCTTCGACGAGGACGTCGTCGCCATGACCTCGGCGGCCGGCGCGACCCGCTACGGCGAACTGGCCGTCGCCGAGCGGCAGTCCTGGACCATGGCGGGCATCTGCCAGAGCGGCGACGTGCTCGGTCTGATCGACGGCGACGTCGCCGTGATCGGCTCCGAGGTGGCCCGCACCGCCGTCTCCGTCCTCGACCGCATGCTGTCGGCGGGCGGCGAGATGGTCACGCTCGTGCTCGGCGAATCGGTGCCCGACAGCGTCGCGGAACACCTGGAGAAGCACGTGCGCGAGGCGTACCTGGCCGTCGACACCGTCGTCTACCGCGGCGGCCGCCAGTCGGCGCTCATGCTCATCGGCGTGGAGTAG
- the recG gene encoding ATP-dependent DNA helicase RecG, producing the protein MDLVPALEEPLKKVVGPATAKVMAEHLDLHTVGDLLHHYPRRYAERGELTRLADLPLDEHVTVVAQVATARILKFNGGRGQRLEVTITDGSGQVQLVFFGRGIHKPHKDLLPGTRAMFAGKVSVFNRKMQLAHPAYELLRGDGDEAGETVGSWAGAQLPIYPATAKLESWKIAKSVDMVLPSAQEAQDPLPPSLRDGRGLIPLPEALLKIHRPHSKADIAAARDRLKWDEAFVLQVALARRRYADAQLPAVARRPKPDGLLDAFDAKLPFTLTEGQEKVSKEIFDDLATEHPMHRLLQGEVGSGKTMVALRAMLAVVDAGGQAAMLAPTEVLAQQHHRSIVEMMGELAEGGMLGGAEHATKVTLLTGSMGAAARRQALLDLVTGDAGIVIGTHALIEDKVQFHDLGLVVVDEQHRFGVEQRDALRGKGKQPPHLLVMTATPIPRTVAMTVFGDLETSVLDQLPAGRSPIASHVVPAEDKPHFLARAWERVREEVENGHQAYVVCPRIGDDADEAADPKKAKKKAEDEATAEKRPPLAVVEVAEQLARGPLSGLKVEVLHGRMQPDDKDAVMRRFAAGETQVLVATTVIEVGVNVPNATAMVIMDADRFGVSQLHQLRGRVGRGSAPGLCLLVTDMPEASPARGRLAAVASTLDGFELSRIDLEQRREGDVLGQAQSGVRSSLRMLAVIDDEEIIAAAREEAVSVVADDPELERLPALRTALDALLDAEREQYLDKG; encoded by the coding sequence ATGGATCTCGTGCCCGCGCTCGAAGAACCCCTGAAGAAAGTGGTCGGTCCCGCCACCGCGAAGGTGATGGCCGAGCACCTCGACCTGCACACGGTCGGCGACCTCCTGCACCACTATCCGCGGCGGTACGCCGAGCGCGGTGAGCTCACCCGCCTCGCCGACCTCCCCCTGGACGAGCACGTCACGGTGGTCGCCCAGGTCGCGACCGCGCGCATCCTGAAGTTCAACGGCGGCCGCGGCCAGCGCCTGGAAGTCACGATCACCGACGGCAGCGGCCAGGTCCAGCTCGTCTTCTTCGGCCGCGGCATCCACAAGCCGCACAAGGACCTGCTGCCCGGCACCCGCGCGATGTTCGCGGGCAAGGTGTCGGTCTTCAACCGCAAGATGCAGCTCGCCCACCCGGCGTACGAACTGCTGCGGGGCGACGGCGACGAGGCGGGCGAGACCGTCGGCTCCTGGGCCGGCGCCCAGCTGCCGATCTACCCGGCCACCGCCAAGCTGGAGTCCTGGAAGATCGCCAAGTCGGTCGACATGGTCCTGCCCAGCGCCCAGGAGGCCCAGGACCCGCTGCCGCCCTCCCTGCGCGACGGACGCGGCCTGATCCCGCTCCCCGAAGCCCTCCTGAAGATCCACCGGCCGCACTCCAAGGCGGACATCGCCGCCGCCCGCGACCGCCTCAAGTGGGACGAGGCCTTCGTCCTCCAGGTCGCCCTGGCCCGCCGGCGGTACGCGGACGCCCAGCTCCCCGCCGTGGCCCGCAGACCGAAGCCCGACGGTCTCCTCGACGCGTTCGACGCCAAGCTGCCCTTCACCCTCACCGAAGGCCAGGAGAAGGTCTCCAAGGAGATCTTCGACGACCTCGCGACCGAACACCCCATGCACCGCCTCCTCCAGGGAGAGGTCGGCTCGGGTAAGACGATGGTCGCGCTGCGCGCCATGCTCGCCGTCGTGGACGCGGGCGGGCAGGCCGCGATGCTCGCGCCCACCGAGGTCCTCGCGCAGCAGCACCACCGCTCCATCGTCGAGATGATGGGCGAGCTGGCCGAGGGCGGCATGCTGGGCGGCGCCGAGCACGCCACGAAGGTCACGCTGCTCACCGGCTCCATGGGCGCGGCCGCCCGCCGCCAGGCCCTGCTCGACCTGGTCACCGGCGACGCGGGGATCGTCATCGGCACGCACGCGCTGATCGAGGACAAGGTCCAGTTCCACGACCTGGGCCTCGTCGTCGTCGACGAGCAGCACCGCTTCGGCGTGGAGCAGCGCGACGCCCTGCGCGGCAAGGGCAAGCAGCCCCCGCACCTCCTGGTCATGACGGCCACGCCCATCCCGCGCACGGTGGCGATGACCGTCTTCGGCGACCTGGAGACGTCCGTCCTGGACCAGCTCCCCGCCGGACGCTCGCCGATCGCCAGCCACGTCGTCCCCGCCGAGGACAAGCCGCACTTCCTGGCCCGCGCGTGGGAGCGCGTGCGCGAGGAGGTCGAGAACGGCCACCAGGCGTACGTGGTCTGCCCGCGCATCGGCGACGACGCCGACGAAGCCGCGGACCCCAAGAAGGCCAAGAAGAAGGCCGAGGACGAGGCCACCGCCGAGAAGCGGCCCCCGCTCGCCGTCGTCGAGGTCGCCGAACAGCTCGCCCGCGGCCCGCTGAGCGGCCTGAAGGTCGAGGTCCTGCACGGCCGTATGCAGCCCGACGACAAGGACGCCGTGATGCGCCGCTTCGCCGCGGGCGAGACACAGGTCCTCGTCGCGACGACGGTCATCGAGGTCGGCGTGAACGTACCGAACGCCACCGCCATGGTGATCATGGACGCGGACCGCTTCGGCGTCTCCCAGCTGCACCAGCTCCGCGGCCGCGTCGGCCGCGGCTCCGCCCCAGGACTCTGCCTCCTGGTCACCGACATGCCCGAGGCCAGCCCCGCCCGCGGCCGCCTCGCCGCCGTCGCCTCCACGCTCGACGGGTTCGAGCTGTCCCGCATCGACCTGGAGCAGCGCCGCGAGGGCGACGTCCTCGGCCAGGCCCAGTCAGGCGTCCGCTCCAGCCTGCGCATGCTCGCCGTCATCGACGACGAGGAGATCATCGCAGCCGCCCGCGAGGAAGCGGTCTCCGTGGTCGCCGACGACCCGGAGCTTGAGCGGCTGCCCGCGCTGCGCACCGCGCTGGACGCCCTCCTCGACGCGGAGCGCGAGCAGTACCTCGACAAGGGCTGA
- the rsmD gene encoding 16S rRNA (guanine(966)-N(2))-methyltransferase RsmD, translated as MTRVIAGTAGGRRLAVPPGNGTRPTSDRAREGLFSTWQALQGALDGARVLDLYAGSGAVGLEALSRGAAHTLLVEADARAARTIRENVKAVGLPGAEVRAGKAAQIVQGGAPTSPYDLVFLDPPYAVTDDDLREILLTLRSEGWLTEDALVTVERSTRGGVFGWPEGFEALRSRRYGEGTFWYGRAASACDDSVIAP; from the coding sequence ATGACCCGCGTGATCGCCGGCACGGCCGGCGGACGCCGCCTGGCCGTCCCGCCGGGCAACGGCACCCGCCCCACGTCCGACCGCGCGCGCGAAGGCCTCTTCTCCACCTGGCAGGCCCTCCAGGGCGCGCTCGACGGGGCCCGCGTCCTCGACCTGTACGCGGGCTCGGGCGCCGTCGGCCTGGAGGCGCTGTCCCGCGGCGCCGCCCACACCCTGCTCGTCGAGGCCGACGCGCGGGCCGCCCGCACCATCCGCGAGAACGTGAAGGCGGTCGGCCTGCCCGGCGCCGAGGTGCGGGCGGGCAAAGCCGCCCAGATCGTCCAGGGCGGGGCCCCCACCAGCCCGTACGACCTGGTGTTCCTCGACCCGCCGTACGCCGTCACGGATGACGATCTTCGGGAGATCCTCCTCACACTCCGTTCGGAGGGCTGGCTCACGGAGGACGCGCTCGTCACCGTTGAACGCAGTACAAGAGGCGGTGTCTTCGGCTGGCCGGAGGGTTTCGAGGCCCTCAGGTCCCGTCGCTACGGCGAAGGGACGTTTTGGTACGGTCGCGCCGCCTCTGCGTGCGACGACTCAGTGATCGCGCCATGA
- the coaD gene encoding pantetheine-phosphate adenylyltransferase produces MRRAVCPGSFDPITNGHLDIIARASKLYDVVHVAVMINQSKKGLFEIEERIEMIRQVTADFGNVEVESFHGLLVDFCKQRDIPAIVKGLRAVSDFDYELQMAQMNNGLSGVETLFVPTNPTYSFLSSSLVKEVAAWGGDVAHLLPPLVHEALVERLGKK; encoded by the coding sequence TTGCGCCGCGCCGTCTGTCCGGGGTCATTCGACCCCATCACCAATGGACACCTCGACATCATCGCCCGCGCCTCCAAGCTGTACGACGTGGTGCACGTCGCGGTGATGATCAATCAGTCGAAGAAGGGCCTGTTCGAGATCGAGGAGCGGATCGAGATGATCCGCCAGGTCACCGCCGACTTCGGCAACGTCGAGGTGGAGTCCTTCCACGGCCTCCTCGTCGACTTCTGCAAGCAGCGCGACATCCCGGCCATCGTCAAGGGTCTGCGCGCGGTCAGCGACTTCGACTACGAACTCCAGATGGCCCAGATGAACAACGGCCTCTCGGGCGTCGAGACCCTGTTCGTGCCGACGAACCCCACCTACAGCTTCCTCTCCTCCTCGCTGGTCAAGGAGGTCGCGGCCTGGGGCGGCGACGTCGCGCACCTGCTGCCCCCGCTGGTCCACGAGGCCCTCGTCGAACGCCTGGGCAAGAAGTGA
- a CDS encoding cell division initiation protein encodes MDVQKKIDEIVQAVGSARSMPMSASCVVNRADLLSMLEEVRQALPGSLAQAQELIGGREQLVEQARQEAERIIESAHAERGSLISDTEVARNSQSEADRILAEARQAAEEVRVEADDYVDSKLANFEVVLTKTLGSVGRGREKLLGTGPGLDENGYDDPDAPERSHDPETLRRNADAYVDAKLGAFEAVLAKTLEAVGKGRQTLHGRAPADELGTLGEGTATQGHTTDAEYLADLAGPSPAARPAPATEPAPPQPAQAPPIPAQQPYAPPQQQPDPYGYPQHDGYQQQDQYAYQQPYGQQDPYAYQQQHQQHDQYGYQQQGYEQPHYETPAATPTPTPGATLEEASLFDTTMISAEQLRQYEQGRRQP; translated from the coding sequence GTGGACGTGCAGAAGAAGATCGACGAGATCGTCCAGGCGGTCGGCAGCGCCCGCTCCATGCCGATGTCGGCCTCGTGCGTGGTCAACCGAGCCGATCTGCTCTCGATGCTCGAAGAGGTGCGCCAGGCCCTGCCGGGCTCCCTCGCCCAGGCCCAGGAGCTCATCGGCGGCCGCGAGCAGCTCGTCGAGCAGGCCCGCCAGGAGGCCGAGCGGATCATCGAGTCCGCGCACGCCGAGCGCGGCTCCCTGATCTCCGACACCGAGGTCGCCCGCAACTCGCAGAGCGAGGCCGACCGCATCCTCGCGGAGGCCCGCCAGGCCGCCGAAGAGGTCCGCGTCGAGGCCGACGACTACGTGGACAGCAAGCTCGCCAACTTCGAGGTCGTCCTCACCAAGACCCTCGGCTCGGTCGGCCGCGGCCGCGAGAAGCTCCTCGGCACCGGACCCGGCCTCGACGAGAACGGCTACGACGACCCGGACGCCCCCGAGCGCAGCCACGACCCCGAGACGCTGCGCCGCAACGCCGACGCGTACGTCGACGCCAAGCTCGGCGCCTTCGAGGCGGTCCTCGCCAAGACCCTGGAGGCGGTCGGCAAGGGCCGCCAGACCCTGCACGGCCGGGCCCCCGCCGACGAGCTCGGCACCCTGGGCGAGGGCACCGCCACCCAGGGCCACACCACCGACGCCGAATACCTCGCGGACCTCGCGGGCCCGTCGCCCGCCGCGCGGCCGGCACCCGCCACGGAGCCCGCCCCGCCGCAGCCCGCCCAGGCGCCGCCGATCCCGGCCCAGCAGCCCTACGCGCCGCCGCAGCAGCAGCCCGACCCGTACGGCTACCCGCAGCACGACGGGTACCAGCAGCAGGACCAGTACGCGTACCAGCAGCCCTACGGCCAGCAGGACCCGTACGCGTACCAGCAGCAGCACCAGCAGCACGATCAGTACGGCTACCAGCAGCAGGGTTACGAACAGCCCCACTACGAGACGCCGGCCGCGACGCCCACCCCGACTCCGGGCGCGACGCTCGAAGAGGCCAGCCTCTTCGACACGACCATGATCAGCGCCGAGCAGCTGCGCCAGTACGAGCAGGGGCGCCGACAGCCCTGA
- a CDS encoding YceD family protein, translating to MDLQDSKAGKALSTRLDHRNPLVFDTHELGRRPGAMQRLTREIEAPGPPSAFGIEGVIGVPQGAPVELEIRLESVMEGVLVTGTARASAEGECVRCLEPLELELDADFQEMFSYPDADDRGRTAEPADDAEEDESRLYLEDGMFDLEPVLRDAVVLALPMQPVCQDDCPGLCSQCGVRLADDPDHHHDAVDIRWAALQGLAGTIQDGEKDEMSGAEAEAGVDEKQEK from the coding sequence ATGGACCTCCAGGATTCGAAAGCAGGAAAAGCCCTGAGCACGCGCCTCGACCACCGGAACCCCCTCGTGTTCGACACACACGAGCTGGGGCGGCGTCCTGGTGCCATGCAGCGGCTGACCCGCGAGATCGAGGCGCCCGGTCCGCCGAGCGCCTTCGGCATCGAAGGGGTCATCGGAGTGCCGCAGGGCGCCCCGGTCGAGCTGGAGATCCGCCTTGAGTCGGTCATGGAAGGGGTGCTTGTCACAGGCACCGCCCGTGCATCGGCCGAGGGGGAGTGCGTAAGGTGTCTGGAGCCGCTCGAGCTGGAGCTCGACGCGGACTTCCAGGAGATGTTCTCGTACCCTGACGCCGACGACCGGGGCCGCACCGCGGAACCGGCCGACGACGCCGAGGAAGACGAGAGCAGGCTCTACCTCGAGGACGGCATGTTCGACCTCGAGCCCGTGCTGCGTGATGCGGTGGTGCTCGCACTGCCGATGCAGCCGGTGTGCCAGGACGACTGCCCGGGCCTGTGCTCCCAGTGCGGAGTGCGGCTCGCGGACGACCCGGACCACCACCATGACGCCGTCGACATCCGTTGGGCGGCTTTGCAGGGACTCGCTGGCACCATCCAGGACGGCGAGAAGGACGAGATGAGCGGCGCCGAAGCGGAAGCGGGCGTCGACGAGAAGCAGGAGAAGTAG
- the rpmF gene encoding 50S ribosomal protein L32, with product MAVPKRKMSRSNTRHRRSQWKAAVPTLVSCERCQEPKQQHIACPSCGTYNKRQVLEV from the coding sequence GTGGCTGTTCCGAAGCGGAAGATGTCGCGCAGCAACACGCGCCACCGCCGGTCGCAGTGGAAGGCTGCGGTCCCCACCCTGGTTTCGTGTGAGCGTTGCCAGGAGCCCAAGCAGCAGCACATCGCGTGCCCGAGCTGCGGCACCTACAACAAGCGCCAGGTCCTCGAGGTCTGA
- the rnc gene encoding ribonuclease III, translated as MRGTVSSPKKAEDAKKTAETTASSHTLLEGRLGYKLESALLVRALTHRSYAYENGGLPTNERLEFLGDSVLGLVVTDTLYRTHPDLPEGQLAKLRAAVVNSRALAEVGRGLELGSFIRLGRGEEGTGGRDKASILADTLEAVIGAVYLDQGLDAAGELVHRLFDPLIEKSSNLGAGLDWKTSLQELTATESLGVPEYLVTESGPDHEKTFTAAARVGGVSYGTGTGRSKKEAEQQAAESAWRAIRAAADERIKAAEAAAAARSEGTADTPSV; from the coding sequence GTGAGAGGCACCGTGTCTAGCCCCAAGAAGGCGGAAGACGCCAAGAAAACGGCGGAGACAACGGCCTCGTCCCACACGCTTCTGGAAGGGCGGCTCGGGTACAAGCTCGAGTCCGCCCTTCTGGTGCGTGCGCTGACCCACCGTTCGTACGCGTACGAGAACGGCGGCCTGCCGACGAATGAGCGTCTGGAGTTCCTCGGGGACTCGGTGCTCGGCCTCGTCGTCACGGACACGCTGTACCGCACCCACCCCGACCTGCCCGAAGGCCAGCTGGCCAAGTTGCGGGCCGCGGTGGTCAATTCGCGTGCGCTGGCGGAGGTCGGTCGTGGCCTCGAACTCGGCTCCTTCATCCGGCTCGGCCGGGGCGAAGAGGGCACGGGTGGCCGGGACAAGGCATCCATCCTCGCCGACACCCTCGAAGCGGTGATCGGCGCGGTCTATCTGGACCAGGGTCTGGACGCCGCGGGAGAGCTGGTGCACCGGCTCTTCGACCCGTTGATCGAAAAGTCCTCGAACCTGGGCGCGGGCCTGGACTGGAAGACCAGTCTCCAGGAGCTCACCGCGACGGAGAGCCTCGGCGTGCCCGAGTATCTCGTCACGGAGAGCGGCCCCGACCACGAGAAGACTTTCACTGCTGCCGCCCGCGTCGGAGGCGTCTCGTACGGCACCGGCACCGGCCGCAGCAAGAAGGAAGCGGAGCAGCAGGCCGCCGAGTCCGCGTGGCGTGCGATCCGCGCCGCCGCGGACGAGCGGATCAAGGCGGCCGAGGCCGCCGCTGCCGCCCGGTCCGAGGGGACCGCCGACACCCCCTCGGTCTGA